A single window of Calderihabitans maritimus DNA harbors:
- the rplN gene encoding 50S ribosomal protein L14, protein MIQAESILKVGDNTGAKKLLCIRVLGGSKRRYASVGDVIIASVKEATPGGVVKKGDVVKAVVVRTKKEIRRADGSYIRFNENAAVIINDQGDPRGTRIFGPVARELREKNFMKIISLAPEVL, encoded by the coding sequence ATGATCCAAGCTGAAAGTATTCTAAAAGTTGGCGATAATACTGGTGCCAAGAAACTTCTTTGTATTCGGGTACTAGGCGGGTCCAAGAGACGCTATGCCAGCGTAGGGGATGTAATAATAGCCTCAGTTAAAGAAGCTACACCAGGCGGCGTGGTAAAAAAAGGTGACGTGGTCAAGGCCGTTGTGGTTAGAACCAAAAAAGAAATAAGGCGGGCTGATGGTTCTTATATAAGATTTAATGAGAATGCCGCGGTGATTATAAATGATCAGGGCGATCCGCGCGGAACCAGGATTTTCGGCCCTGTAGCCCGAGAATTGCGCGAAAAGAATTTCATGAAAATAATTTCGCTAGCACCCGAAGTGTTGTAG
- the rpsQ gene encoding 30S ribosomal protein S17, protein MSERKLRKTRIGKVVSDKMDKTVVVLVENLVSHPLYGRQVRKSKRFKAHNEKNQCRVGDVVKIMETRPLSKEKRWRVVEILERAE, encoded by the coding sequence GTGTCCGAGAGAAAGTTGCGTAAGACCAGAATAGGGAAAGTGGTCAGTGATAAGATGGACAAAACGGTTGTAGTTTTGGTGGAAAATTTAGTTTCTCATCCTCTTTATGGACGTCAGGTGAGGAAGAGCAAGCGCTTTAAAGCTCATAATGAAAAAAACCAGTGCCGTGTAGGCGATGTGGTTAAAATTATGGAAACGAGACCTTTGAGCAAAGAAAAAAGGTGGAGGGTTGTGGAGATTCTGGAAAGAGCAGAGTAG
- the rplX gene encoding 50S ribosomal protein L24, translating to MANTKVHVRKGDTVVVISGNDAGKRGKVLEVIPKKSRVIVEGVNIVKRHTRPTPQLPQGGIIEKEAPIHSSNVMIYCSKCGRPTRIGKKFLEDGRKVRICRKCGEVLDK from the coding sequence TTGGCCAATACTAAGGTACATGTTCGCAAAGGAGATACGGTTGTAGTAATTAGCGGAAATGATGCAGGGAAGAGAGGAAAAGTGTTGGAAGTAATCCCGAAAAAGAGTAGGGTTATCGTAGAAGGAGTTAATATTGTAAAGCGTCATACCAGGCCTACTCCGCAATTACCGCAAGGGGGAATCATTGAAAAAGAGGCACCCATTCACAGTTCTAACGTTATGATTTATTGCTCTAAATGCGGTAGACCTACACGTATAGGGAAGAAATTTTTAGAGGACGGGCGCAAGGTCAGAATTTGTAGGAAATGTGGAGAGGTTCTAGACAAGTAG
- the rpmC gene encoding 50S ribosomal protein L29, translated as MKAKELRDLTTDELLHKVKDLKDELFRLRFQLATGQLDNPMRLRQVRRDIARVKTVLRERELQREKAQ; from the coding sequence ATGAAAGCTAAAGAATTGAGAGACTTAACAACGGATGAGCTTCTGCATAAAGTTAAGGATTTAAAAGATGAACTTTTTCGTCTTAGGTTCCAATTAGCTACCGGACAATTGGATAACCCCATGCGACTTCGTCAAGTGCGGCGGGATATTGCCCGGGTGAAAACTGTCTTGCGGGAAAGGGAGCTGCAACGAGAAAAGGCCCAGTAG